A genomic segment from Gilvibacter sp. SZ-19 encodes:
- a CDS encoding sensor histidine kinase codes for MNKLLSYIFVLWSAVGLCQELDINKGLEYMRDGLYVEAIAHFQTLDTVTSSLEQQALWSFYLADAYNSDDKQDKAYELMLHAKELFKKLDAPKDVNDCNLMLLRIRSHQNDIILDNSPILAEIQEYVDTYQDADPKIKFSVFLSIGSGYSDAKLYDKAIAVFEESLTLSTQLNDSAQMSYDNMNIGAMYQSKGENVNALKKANIALPYLLKIKDTNSIAANYNNQARAYDSLGNYPEAIRLYLKADSINLRENPRKTKAIFYENIGKLYQKINNYEKALEYLNKSYELTEETDDRLQSLKISVADTRSLLAEEKAERIIQQQKSSRNKNIAFGLGGTLFLGSIIAFLVYRNTKRKQRIAEQEKEIEVQKTEKILKEQELNTIDAMIAGQEKERQRLASDLHDSVGATLSAAKMQFEHLKKHRGSLNNEDELYDRTQLLLEEAYTEVRAMAHAKNSGVIAKNGLLPAVNKLAQNASATGKIQIEVQDYGLDQRLEGSLEIAVFRIIQELVTNIIKHAEATEASISLTQHEDAINVVVEDNGKGFKAGKLSNNSGGMGLGSIEKRVEHMEGQMEVDSTPGKGTSVIIDIPL; via the coding sequence TTGAACAAACTGCTATCATACATCTTTGTCTTATGGAGCGCTGTTGGCTTATGCCAAGAACTCGATATTAATAAAGGACTTGAATATATGCGCGATGGGCTCTATGTAGAGGCCATTGCGCATTTTCAAACCTTGGACACTGTGACATCGTCTTTAGAACAACAAGCATTATGGTCTTTTTATTTAGCCGATGCCTACAATTCTGATGATAAACAAGATAAAGCTTATGAACTGATGCTACACGCCAAGGAGTTATTCAAAAAGCTAGATGCTCCCAAAGATGTCAACGATTGTAATCTGATGCTGCTTCGAATTAGAAGTCATCAAAACGATATTATTCTCGACAACTCACCCATTTTAGCCGAGATTCAAGAATATGTAGACACCTATCAGGATGCGGATCCTAAAATAAAGTTTAGCGTATTTCTCTCTATCGGATCTGGATATTCGGACGCGAAACTTTACGACAAAGCAATAGCTGTATTTGAAGAAAGTTTAACCCTGTCAACTCAATTAAATGATTCTGCACAAATGTCTTATGACAATATGAACATAGGTGCTATGTATCAATCCAAAGGCGAAAATGTCAATGCTTTAAAAAAGGCGAATATTGCTTTGCCATATTTATTAAAAATCAAGGACACCAATAGCATCGCCGCTAATTACAATAATCAGGCAAGAGCCTATGACAGTCTAGGAAACTACCCAGAAGCTATTAGACTATACTTAAAGGCAGACAGTATAAACTTAAGAGAGAACCCACGCAAAACCAAAGCGATCTTTTACGAGAACATTGGTAAGCTCTATCAAAAGATCAATAATTACGAAAAAGCCTTAGAGTATTTAAACAAATCTTACGAACTAACCGAAGAGACCGATGATCGCTTACAAAGCCTAAAGATAAGTGTGGCTGATACTCGCTCATTGTTGGCAGAAGAAAAAGCCGAACGCATCATCCAACAACAAAAATCCTCCCGCAACAAAAACATAGCCTTTGGGCTTGGAGGAACCTTGTTTTTGGGAAGCATCATCGCTTTTCTGGTGTATCGGAACACCAAGCGAAAGCAACGTATCGCCGAGCAAGAAAAAGAGATCGAGGTGCAAAAGACAGAGAAGATCCTCAAGGAACAAGAGCTCAATACCATAGACGCCATGATCGCGGGGCAAGAAAAAGAACGCCAACGCCTGGCAAGTGATCTGCACGACAGTGTAGGCGCTACCCTCTCCGCAGCAAAAATGCAATTCGAGCACTTAAAAAAACATCGAGGCAGCCTCAACAATGAAGATGAACTCTACGACAGAACCCAGCTGCTTTTGGAAGAAGCTTATACTGAGGTCAGAGCCATGGCACATGCAAAAAATAGTGGGGTGATCGCTAAGAACGGCCTCTTACCTGCCGTGAACAAACTGGCTCAAAACGCATCGGCAACCGGGAAAATCCAAATAGAAGTACAAGACTACGGCTTGGATCAGCGTTTGGAAGGATCCTTAGAGATAGCTGTTTTTAGAATAATACAAGAACTGGTAACTAACATCATTAAACATGCCGAGGCAACCGAGGCCAGTATCTCACTCACACAACACGAAGATGCTATAAACGTGGTGGTGGAAGACAACGGCAAAGGATTCAAAGCTGGCAAATTGAGCAACAACTCGGGCGGAATGGGCCTTGGAAGTATAGAAAAGCGTGTGGAACATATGGAAGGCCAAATGGAGGTAGACAGCACGCCAGGAAAAGGAACCAGTGTAATTATCGATATACCCTTATGA
- a CDS encoding TIGR01777 family oxidoreductase produces the protein MTVLITGATGLIGTQLTADLHQAGHKVHFLTTRSAALKQEDNHRGFLWNPDKQEIDPGCIEGVDTIVHLVGAPISEPWTKAYRQEILDSRIQTMRLLEDTLKNNPHKVNHFISASGISIYPHSLTANYKESDAAVADNFLGEVVVKWEAAADRLEALGIKVAKLRTAVVLDADQGALPQIVKPVKLGVGAALGSGDQWFSWIHLKDISGIYLHLIQYGLSGVYNGVAPKPVTNKELTYAVAESLGKKIILPAVPGFVLKIAMGERANLVLEGQQVSSEKIEKAGYTFAYSDIATALSNLL, from the coding sequence ATGACGGTTTTAATCACTGGGGCAACGGGCCTAATTGGAACGCAACTCACCGCAGATCTGCACCAAGCAGGGCATAAAGTTCATTTTCTTACCACCCGATCGGCAGCCTTAAAGCAAGAAGATAATCACCGAGGTTTTCTTTGGAATCCGGATAAACAAGAAATAGATCCTGGATGTATTGAAGGAGTTGACACCATTGTTCATTTGGTCGGCGCTCCGATCTCTGAGCCCTGGACAAAAGCTTACCGTCAAGAGATCTTGGATTCTCGAATTCAAACCATGCGGCTATTAGAGGATACCCTAAAGAACAATCCGCACAAGGTGAATCATTTTATCAGCGCTTCTGGTATAAGTATATATCCACACAGTTTAACGGCCAATTATAAGGAGTCCGATGCTGCTGTTGCCGATAATTTCTTGGGAGAGGTGGTAGTCAAGTGGGAAGCTGCTGCGGATAGGTTAGAGGCGTTGGGAATAAAAGTGGCTAAACTTCGAACTGCGGTAGTTTTAGATGCCGATCAAGGCGCATTACCGCAAATAGTGAAGCCTGTTAAATTGGGCGTAGGCGCCGCTCTTGGCAGTGGAGACCAATGGTTTTCGTGGATACATTTAAAGGACATTAGCGGGATTTATCTCCACTTGATTCAGTATGGCCTTAGTGGGGTCTACAATGGGGTTGCTCCCAAACCTGTCACAAACAAAGAACTTACCTACGCGGTCGCTGAATCCTTAGGCAAAAAGATCATCCTGCCAGCTGTTCCCGGTTTTGTTTTAAAGATTGCTATGGGGGAGCGCGCCAACTTGGTTCTAGAAGGACAGCAGGTCAGTTCTGAAAAAATTGAGAAGGCCGGCTATACATTTGCATATTCAGATATTGCGACGGCCTTGTCAAATTTGCTGTAG
- a CDS encoding mechanosensitive ion channel family protein, which produces MVKILALIQDETLAEEASEIGKSIWTSIRDFLDRGFHFGEGDKQIHLTIGLMLTLVVAIMISGFVLNLIRKWLTRRMEEENRLKFVSIFKFLKYLIYLLVILLTMNAAGINVTVLLTASAALFVGLGLALQELFQDIIGGIFIIVDKSLLVGDIIEIEGKVGKVLEIRLRTTRCITRDDKVIIIPNHKFISDTVYNYTQNHKMTRESVTVGVAYGSDTRLVEKLLLECVKSEPGILKRPIPRVLFQDFGDSALIFTVMFYVTDSFADPLTKSNVRFKIDQAFRDNNVSIPFPQRDLHIRTMIQPETRGEADA; this is translated from the coding sequence ATGGTTAAAATACTAGCGCTAATACAAGACGAAACTTTGGCCGAAGAGGCCTCAGAGATCGGTAAAAGTATATGGACCTCTATTCGGGATTTTCTGGATAGAGGTTTTCATTTTGGTGAAGGTGACAAACAAATCCACCTTACCATTGGACTGATGCTCACTTTGGTTGTGGCTATAATGATCTCGGGCTTTGTGCTCAATCTGATCAGAAAGTGGCTCACCCGTCGCATGGAAGAAGAGAACAGGTTGAAGTTCGTAAGTATCTTCAAGTTTCTCAAGTATTTGATTTATCTGCTGGTCATATTGCTGACCATGAACGCAGCAGGAATAAATGTCACCGTATTGCTAACGGCTTCCGCAGCACTTTTTGTTGGTTTAGGTCTAGCCTTGCAAGAGTTATTCCAAGACATTATCGGTGGAATCTTTATTATAGTTGACAAATCCTTGCTGGTAGGTGATATCATTGAAATAGAGGGCAAGGTTGGTAAGGTTTTAGAGATTCGCTTGCGAACCACGCGATGTATTACCAGAGACGACAAGGTCATCATTATCCCCAACCACAAGTTTATAAGCGACACGGTTTACAACTACACCCAGAACCACAAAATGACACGAGAAAGTGTTACCGTTGGGGTTGCTTATGGTAGTGACACCCGCTTGGTAGAGAAGTTGCTTTTGGAATGTGTAAAGAGCGAACCTGGTATCTTGAAGCGACCTATCCCTAGAGTGTTGTTTCAGGACTTTGGTGACTCGGCTTTGATCTTTACGGTAATGTTCTATGTTACGGACAGTTTTGCAGATCCGCTTACCAAGAGTAATGTGCGTTTTAAGATCGATCAAGCCTTTAGAGATAACAACGTAAGTATCCCGTTCCCGCAACGCGACCTGCATATAAGAACCATGATACAACCGGAAACTCGAGGGGAGGCCGATGCGTAA
- the mnmD gene encoding tRNA (5-methylaminomethyl-2-thiouridine)(34)-methyltransferase MnmD, whose translation MKRELIQTGDGSWTIQLPDWDEQYHSKHGAIAEAKHVFIQNGLQHKLASGSISSLSVLEFGFGTGLNALLTLGYARQHQIKIEYTGLEAFPVQQAEWQAMHYSEMLSMSPSDFEAMHQGPWEEPFAVDPKFTLLKRQITFDQLTASKEYDLIYFDAFGPRVQPELWQRELLSKTYEALKPGGVWVSYCAKGDVRRDLQALGYTVERLDGPPGKRHMLRATKP comes from the coding sequence GTGAAAAGGGAACTGATCCAAACTGGCGACGGTTCCTGGACCATACAATTGCCCGATTGGGATGAACAATATCATTCCAAGCACGGGGCCATTGCAGAGGCAAAACACGTATTCATACAAAATGGACTCCAGCACAAGCTTGCCTCGGGGTCCATTTCTAGTTTATCCGTTTTGGAGTTTGGATTCGGAACCGGCCTTAATGCACTTTTGACTTTGGGTTATGCCCGCCAGCATCAGATCAAAATAGAATATACCGGCCTAGAGGCTTTTCCGGTGCAACAAGCCGAGTGGCAAGCCATGCATTATTCCGAGATGCTATCTATGTCGCCTTCAGATTTCGAGGCCATGCACCAAGGCCCTTGGGAAGAACCTTTTGCGGTCGATCCGAAGTTTACACTCCTAAAAAGACAGATCACCTTTGACCAATTGACTGCATCTAAAGAGTATGACCTGATCTACTTCGATGCCTTTGGTCCGCGGGTTCAACCGGAACTCTGGCAGCGCGAACTCTTGTCAAAGACCTATGAGGCCCTGAAACCAGGTGGGGTTTGGGTCAGTTATTGTGCCAAGGGCGATGTGCGGAGAGATCTGCAGGCTCTGGGTTATACCGTAGAGCGTCTCGATGGTCCTCCTGGAAAAAGGCATATGCTCAGAGCCACAAAGCCTTAA
- a CDS encoding ABC transporter permease, with protein MNHLPLIIKREYLNKVKNKSFIVMTFLSPLIMVALIFVVAYLSQLNNESSKTIAILDETGLFIDKFENTENTKYEILTGISLDSAKVKVERAEQYGLLYIPKVDSYEQMADQVTFYSADSPSLLLIDRIEDRIGSLATDSRLAEAGMDAAKIRDLRVRVRTNLETFKGEETSKMGSVVKLAFGGIAGYLLFMFIIIYGNMIMRSVIEEKTSRIIEVIISSVKPIQLLLGKIFGTSLAGITQFAVWVILLGVFLSVGSAMLDIDPAQAQSAQTEMVQQMQDNPEAQSEMVGLVNEINSLPLLNLVIMFILFFLGGYLMYASLYAAIGAAVDNETDTQQFMLPILMPLILAVYVGVFTVIENPHGTVSQVFSFIPLTSPVVMLMRIPFGVPIWQQILSVVILFATFIGTVWVAAKIYRVGILMYGKKASYKELFKWLKY; from the coding sequence ATGAACCATCTTCCACTCATTATAAAACGCGAATACCTCAATAAGGTAAAGAACAAGAGCTTTATTGTCATGACCTTTTTAAGCCCGCTGATCATGGTGGCGCTGATCTTTGTTGTGGCCTATTTGTCGCAACTCAATAACGAGAGCAGCAAAACCATCGCCATTTTGGACGAAACGGGCTTGTTCATTGACAAATTCGAGAACACGGAGAACACAAAATACGAGATCCTCACTGGGATAAGTCTGGACTCCGCTAAAGTAAAGGTAGAGCGCGCCGAGCAATACGGACTGCTTTACATTCCCAAGGTTGATTCTTACGAGCAAATGGCCGATCAGGTGACCTTTTATTCTGCGGATTCTCCTTCGCTCTTACTGATCGATAGGATCGAGGACCGTATTGGTAGTTTGGCTACAGACTCCCGTTTGGCAGAAGCAGGTATGGACGCCGCGAAGATCAGAGATCTGAGGGTTAGAGTTCGGACCAATTTAGAAACTTTTAAAGGCGAGGAGACCTCTAAAATGGGCTCTGTAGTAAAATTGGCCTTTGGAGGGATAGCCGGATACCTGCTGTTCATGTTCATTATCATTTATGGGAATATGATCATGCGATCCGTAATAGAAGAAAAGACCAGCCGTATCATAGAAGTGATCATCTCTTCGGTTAAACCAATTCAGTTGTTGCTCGGAAAGATATTCGGGACTTCTTTGGCTGGTATTACGCAATTTGCCGTTTGGGTGATCTTACTCGGGGTGTTTCTTTCGGTAGGATCGGCCATGTTAGACATTGATCCTGCTCAGGCGCAATCCGCCCAAACAGAGATGGTACAACAAATGCAAGACAATCCAGAAGCACAAAGCGAAATGGTTGGCTTGGTCAACGAGATCAATTCCTTACCTTTACTGAACTTGGTGATCATGTTTATCTTGTTCTTTTTAGGCGGATATTTGATGTACGCTTCGCTCTATGCCGCTATTGGTGCCGCTGTAGACAATGAGACAGATACCCAGCAATTCATGCTGCCTATTCTTATGCCACTAATTTTGGCGGTTTATGTTGGGGTTTTCACTGTGATCGAAAATCCGCACGGGACTGTTTCTCAAGTGTTTTCATTCATTCCTTTAACCTCTCCAGTGGTGATGCTGATGCGTATTCCGTTTGGAGTCCCAATCTGGCAACAAATACTATCAGTAGTGATTTTATTTGCTACTTTTATAGGCACAGTATGGGTGGCCGCAAAAATATACCGCGTCGGTATCTTGATGTACGGTAAAAAGGCCAGTTATAAGGAATTGTTCAAATGGTTAAAATACTAG
- a CDS encoding nucleoside triphosphate pyrophosphohydrolase family protein: protein MQDKIAAVQAFHDAFGLDSLKSPKAHLGEDKHLLRYKLMREENEEYLEAANSGDLVEVADALGDMLYILCGTIIEHGLQHKIEEVFAEIQRSNMSKLGADGKPIYREDGKVLKGPNYFKPNIAEILKA from the coding sequence ATGCAAGATAAAATTGCTGCCGTTCAGGCTTTTCACGATGCTTTTGGCTTAGACAGTCTTAAATCTCCCAAAGCCCACTTGGGCGAAGACAAACACTTGTTGCGCTATAAACTCATGCGCGAAGAGAACGAAGAGTATCTGGAAGCTGCAAACAGCGGAGATCTCGTTGAGGTAGCCGATGCCTTGGGCGACATGCTTTACATCTTATGCGGAACCATTATAGAGCACGGTTTACAACACAAAATAGAAGAGGTCTTTGCGGAGATACAACGCAGTAATATGAGCAAACTGGGCGCCGACGGGAAACCCATCTATCGCGAAGATGGAAAGGTGCTTAAAGGGCCTAATTATTTTAAACCCAATATAGCAGAAATTCTTAAGGCTTAG
- the dnaJ gene encoding molecular chaperone DnaJ yields MKEDFYEILGIDKSASAAEIKKAYRKKAIEYHPDKNPGDAKAEEMFKKAAEAYEVLSDPQKRQQYDQFGHQAFQGGGFGGAGGGMNMDDIFSQFGDIFGGAFGGGGFGGFGGFGGGGRRLKGSDLRIRVSLTLEEIASGVEKKIKVKRKKMAQGTTFSTCSTCNGQGQVTRIQNTILGRMQTATTCSTCGGSGQVIDKKPANADAQGMIATEETVSIKIPAGVEDGMQLKVSGKGNDAPGNGIPGDLLVAITEKPHEFLQREGDNLHYDLYISFSEAALGTSKEIETVSGKVRIKIESGVQSGKILRLRGKGIPNLNGYGKGDLLVHVNVWTPRTLSKEQKDFFERMSSDEHFQPKPEKEDKSFFEKVKDMFS; encoded by the coding sequence GTGAAAGAAGATTTTTACGAAATATTAGGCATAGACAAAAGCGCTTCGGCAGCAGAGATCAAAAAGGCCTATCGCAAAAAAGCCATTGAATATCACCCCGATAAGAATCCTGGCGATGCCAAGGCGGAGGAGATGTTCAAAAAGGCTGCAGAGGCTTATGAGGTTTTAAGCGATCCGCAGAAACGTCAGCAGTACGATCAGTTCGGACATCAAGCATTCCAAGGCGGAGGTTTTGGAGGTGCTGGCGGTGGTATGAATATGGATGACATCTTCAGCCAGTTCGGAGACATTTTTGGCGGCGCTTTTGGCGGCGGCGGATTTGGTGGTTTCGGCGGATTTGGCGGAGGTGGTCGCAGACTTAAAGGAAGTGACCTGCGCATTCGAGTGAGCTTGACCCTGGAGGAGATCGCCTCAGGTGTTGAGAAGAAGATCAAGGTCAAGCGTAAGAAAATGGCCCAAGGAACTACTTTTTCTACCTGTAGTACTTGTAATGGTCAAGGTCAAGTTACCCGAATTCAAAATACCATATTAGGCCGTATGCAAACGGCTACCACTTGTTCCACCTGTGGAGGTAGCGGTCAGGTTATCGATAAAAAGCCTGCCAACGCAGACGCTCAAGGAATGATAGCTACAGAAGAAACAGTATCTATCAAGATACCGGCTGGGGTAGAAGACGGCATGCAACTCAAAGTGAGTGGTAAAGGAAATGATGCGCCTGGTAACGGAATTCCAGGAGATCTTTTAGTGGCCATTACCGAGAAGCCACATGAGTTCTTGCAGCGTGAAGGTGATAATTTACATTACGACCTCTACATCAGTTTTTCTGAGGCTGCTTTGGGTACTTCCAAAGAGATAGAAACCGTAAGTGGAAAAGTTCGTATCAAGATCGAATCCGGAGTGCAAAGTGGAAAGATCTTGCGTTTAAGAGGCAAGGGAATTCCTAACCTAAACGGCTACGGAAAAGGCGATCTTTTGGTGCATGTGAATGTGTGGACACCGCGCACGCTTTCTAAGGAGCAAAAGGACTTCTTTGAGCGTATGAGCAGCGATGAGCACTTCCAGCCAAAGCCCGAAAAGGAAGACAAATCCTTTTTCGAGAAGGTGAAAGACATGTTCTCTTAG
- a CDS encoding nucleotide exchange factor GrpE: protein MSKKDKNKNNSSDELDQLLDQEVAVDQKEEQEAPKESALEQAQRELQEEKDKFLRLFAEFENFKKRTSRERIELFKTAGEEVMQSLLPVLDDFDRALKEIQRAEDDGLYEGVTLIHNKLKETLKNKGLQAIEIEAGTTFDADLHEAVTQIPAPTEDMKGKIIDVIEKGYTLGEKIIRYPKVVIGQQ from the coding sequence ATGAGCAAGAAAGACAAGAATAAAAACAACAGCAGCGACGAACTAGATCAGTTACTCGATCAAGAGGTTGCCGTAGATCAGAAAGAGGAGCAAGAAGCTCCCAAAGAATCAGCATTGGAGCAAGCCCAGCGCGAACTGCAAGAAGAAAAAGACAAGTTCTTAAGACTCTTTGCGGAGTTTGAAAACTTTAAGAAGCGCACGAGCCGAGAGCGTATCGAGCTTTTTAAGACAGCAGGCGAAGAGGTAATGCAGTCCTTATTGCCTGTTTTGGACGATTTTGACCGCGCCTTGAAGGAGATTCAACGTGCAGAGGACGACGGACTCTATGAAGGTGTGACCCTGATCCACAACAAGCTGAAAGAGACCCTTAAGAACAAAGGCCTACAAGCCATTGAGATCGAAGCGGGAACTACCTTCGATGCAGATCTGCATGAGGCTGTTACCCAGATCCCTGCACCTACAGAGGACATGAAGGGCAAGATCATCGATGTGATTGAAAAAGGCTATACTTTGGGTGAGAAGATCATCAGATATCCAAAAGTGGTCATTGGGCAGCAATAA
- a CDS encoding branched-chain amino acid aminotransferase: protein MQLTPSKSLEITQVSESKIDQVDFQNLVFGRAFTDHMFECDFIDGSWQNPKIKPYGPLSIEPAAKVFHYGQAVFEGMKAYKDEAGKVFLFRPEENFKRINKSSKRMAIPEFPKEFFFEGLETLLRLDNAWIKPGLGNSLYIRPFVIATQNGVSASPSDQYKFMIILSPAQAYYSGSVKVVIAEHYSRAADGGVGAAKAAGNYGAQFYPTNLAKDLGYQQVIWTDSKEHKYLEEAGTMNVFFRIGDSLLTAPTNDRILDGVTRKSVIQIAKDAGVDVQVRRVEVDELVAAAKDGSLREIFGAGTAAVISPVSAFSYKGEEYAIPSAEDSYAKRFKTALMEIQHNLAEDPYGWRYAVN from the coding sequence ATGCAGCTTACACCTTCTAAATCGCTAGAAATTACCCAAGTTTCTGAGTCTAAAATCGATCAGGTTGATTTTCAAAACCTTGTATTTGGACGCGCATTCACAGATCATATGTTCGAATGTGATTTTATAGATGGAAGTTGGCAAAATCCTAAGATCAAACCTTACGGACCATTGAGTATAGAGCCAGCGGCCAAAGTGTTTCACTACGGGCAAGCGGTTTTTGAAGGAATGAAAGCGTACAAGGACGAAGCGGGTAAGGTATTTCTCTTTAGGCCAGAGGAGAACTTTAAGCGCATCAACAAATCGTCTAAGCGAATGGCGATCCCGGAATTTCCAAAAGAATTTTTTTTCGAAGGACTAGAGACCTTACTGCGTTTAGACAATGCATGGATCAAACCAGGATTAGGAAATTCTCTATACATAAGACCCTTTGTGATCGCTACTCAGAATGGAGTGTCCGCCTCTCCTTCTGATCAATATAAATTCATGATCATACTTTCACCTGCCCAAGCTTATTACTCTGGGTCGGTAAAAGTGGTCATAGCCGAACACTACAGCCGCGCCGCAGATGGCGGTGTAGGAGCAGCCAAAGCCGCAGGAAACTACGGAGCTCAGTTCTACCCTACCAACCTGGCCAAGGACTTAGGCTACCAACAAGTGATCTGGACAGATTCTAAAGAGCACAAATATTTAGAAGAAGCAGGAACCATGAACGTTTTCTTCCGAATAGGCGACAGCTTACTTACTGCACCAACCAACGATCGTATCTTAGATGGAGTTACTCGTAAAAGTGTGATCCAAATTGCAAAAGACGCTGGAGTTGACGTACAGGTCCGCCGTGTAGAAGTGGACGAACTGGTGGCAGCGGCCAAAGATGGAAGTTTGAGAGAGATCTTCGGAGCTGGAACTGCAGCAGTGATCAGTCCTGTAAGTGCCTTTAGCTATAAGGGAGAAGAATACGCGATCCCATCCGCAGAAGACAGCTACGCCAAACGCTTTAAAACTGCCTTAATGGAGATCCAGCACAATTTGGCCGAAGACCCATACGGTTGGCGCTACGCTGTTAACTAA
- a CDS encoding DUF4920 domain-containing protein: protein MRNLFVVIALATALVSCKQEVSKEDATIAVEEVKQSFQTFGAPVAVSEVMTPEALAEYTKSLKVGDTVPVKFSSKVNAVCQKKGCWMKVDIAGEESMVRFKDYGFFMPLDIAGQEAIIEGVAFIEEVSVEDLKHYAEDDGKSPEEIAAITEPKKSLAIVSSGVLLPEQEAATAKDSNPQE, encoded by the coding sequence ATGCGAAATCTGTTTGTTGTAATCGCACTAGCTACCGCACTAGTTAGTTGTAAACAAGAAGTATCTAAAGAAGATGCCACAATTGCCGTAGAAGAGGTAAAACAAAGCTTTCAGACTTTTGGAGCGCCAGTGGCTGTTTCCGAAGTAATGACACCAGAAGCCTTAGCGGAGTACACCAAGTCTCTTAAAGTGGGAGATACTGTCCCTGTTAAATTCTCTTCTAAGGTAAACGCCGTTTGCCAAAAGAAAGGTTGCTGGATGAAGGTTGACATAGCTGGCGAAGAGTCCATGGTTCGTTTCAAGGATTACGGTTTCTTTATGCCCTTAGACATAGCAGGTCAAGAAGCTATCATAGAAGGCGTTGCTTTTATCGAGGAAGTTAGTGTCGAAGACCTTAAACACTACGCAGAAGACGACGGTAAATCTCCAGAAGAGATTGCTGCGATCACCGAACCTAAAAAGTCTTTGGCCATTGTTTCTAGCGGAGTTTTACTGCCAGAACAAGAAGCGGCAACAGCAAAAGACTCTAATCCTCAGGAATAA
- a CDS encoding ABC transporter ATP-binding protein, producing MNDLLVADSVTKKFGEYTALNQVSISVPTGSVFGLLGPNGAGKTTFIRIINQITMPDTGSVLLDGEPLRPDHIKDIGYLPEERGLYKSMKVGEQALYLAQLKGLDKTEAKKRLRMWFERLEIGDWWNKKIQELSKGMAQKIQFVVTVLHEPKLLIFDEPFSGFDPINATLIKDEILRLRDNGATIIFSTHRMESVEEMCDHIALIHQSNKILDGKLIDIKRANKTNTFEVGLMTPNEEAVLKELESKFSVSPAQFKSINDELMCNIKLGDNGSANDLIQYLSTKGQLTHFVEVVPSANDIFIQTIKNS from the coding sequence ATGAATGATTTGCTAGTTGCAGACAGTGTAACCAAGAAATTTGGTGAATATACTGCCCTCAACCAGGTGTCTATCAGCGTGCCCACGGGCAGCGTTTTTGGACTACTTGGACCCAACGGAGCCGGAAAAACTACCTTTATCCGAATCATTAATCAGATCACTATGCCCGATACCGGGAGCGTATTGCTAGATGGAGAACCGCTGCGCCCCGATCACATTAAAGACATCGGGTATTTACCCGAAGAACGCGGGCTTTACAAATCCATGAAAGTGGGAGAGCAAGCGCTGTATTTGGCCCAATTGAAAGGCTTGGACAAAACCGAAGCCAAGAAACGACTTCGCATGTGGTTTGAGCGCTTGGAGATAGGCGATTGGTGGAACAAAAAGATCCAAGAACTCTCTAAGGGAATGGCGCAGAAGATCCAATTTGTGGTTACAGTGCTACACGAACCTAAGCTCTTGATCTTTGACGAACCCTTTAGCGGTTTTGACCCGATCAATGCGACCCTCATTAAAGATGAGATCCTGCGTCTGCGCGACAATGGTGCGACCATTATCTTTTCTACGCACCGTATGGAATCCGTAGAGGAGATGTGTGATCATATTGCACTGATCCATCAGTCCAACAAGATCCTAGACGGAAAACTCATCGACATTAAAAGAGCGAACAAAACCAACACCTTTGAGGTGGGATTGATGACGCCAAATGAAGAAGCAGTGCTCAAGGAATTGGAGAGCAAGTTTTCAGTTTCTCCTGCCCAATTCAAGAGCATTAATGACGAGCTGATGTGTAACATCAAACTGGGAGATAACGGATCTGCCAACGATCTTATCCAGTACCTGAGCACAAAAGGACAACTAACTCATTTTGTGGAGGTAGTTCCTAGTGCCAACGACATTTTTATTCAAACGATAAAAAACAGCTAA